AGCGCGTCGCTCGCGCCGGACGGCAGCGCGACCGGATCGCCCGGATGCACGCCGAGGTCGCCGAGGATCTTCAGCGCGTGCGGGTCGTCGGGCACCGGCGGGTTGTCCTCCAGCGCCTGCGCGAGACGGTCGAAGAAGCCGCCCGCGTCGAGCGCCGCGACCTTCTCGCGCGGCGAGCCGGGCGCGACCGGATCGCCGCTCGCGGTCGCGCCGGACGCCGCCGGGTCGCCGCGTCCGCCGCCGCGCGCGCCGCTGGCCGCGTACTGTGACAGCGGCGCGACACGGATGCCCCGTTGCAGCTTGCGGATCGCCGCGAGGTCGCCGCCGTGCGTCTGGATCCGCACCAGCAGCCACACGTAGCGGCTCGGCACCTCGACGCGCTGCGCGCGCGCCGGCAGGTCGCCCTTCCAGCCGGCCGGCACGAACGCAATCGTTTGCGCCTTGATGCCATTCGCTCGCGCGCCGGGCTGCGCGCCGCTCGACCAAACCACGTTGGTCCACATGTCGAGCGCGCGCACGTCCATGTAGCGGCCGCGCGAGTCGGGCAGCGCGACGAGCACCGGCTCGCTGCCGAGATCGAGCCAGCCGCTCGAACTGAGCGTGTCGAGATTCGGCGCGGGCGGACTCGCCGAGCCGACCGGCGGCAGCGCCTGCGCGTGGCGCAGCGTGTTGACCTCGGCCTGTCCCGGCCCGGAGCCGGTCGCGGCTTCGCGCGCGACGTCCATCAGCACCAGCGGATAGCCGAACACGTAGGAATCGGATACTTCGTCCTTCACCCAGCCCGTGCTTTTCGGTACGACGCCCGGCGCGGATGCGCACCCGGCGATGAACGCGACGCCTGCGAGCGCAACGCAGGCGAGGTAGAACGGGCGAAACGCTCGACGAGTTTTTATCATTCGTTGATTATGCGAAGCTGGCAATTCATGGAATGACGTCGACCGGCGCCGACACGACGCACAGCCCCCCGGGCTTTCGGTATGCGCGCGCTGCATGACTCCGATGCCGCCGGGATGTATCGTATCGTCCGCATCGGGGCGTGAAAAGCCCGTGGACGCTGCAATTGTGCGTTATGCCCTATGACTGTTGTGGGTAACGGACGCCTGCCGCCCGCCTTCCTTCCCTTCCGGAACTCGCCGCTCATGTATCTGCCCGCCCATTTCGAAGCAAACCGCCGCGAAGCGCTCGACGCGCTGATCGCCGCGCAGCCGTTCGGCGCACTCGTCACGCATGGCCCGCACGGGCTCGACGCGAACCATCTGCCGTTCGAATACGAACCGGCGCGCGGGCCGTTCGGCACGCTGCGCGCGCACGTCGCGCGCGCGAATCCGCTCTGGCAGGAGGCCGCCGCCGCGCCGGACGCGCTCGTGATCTTCCAGGGGCCGGCCGCGTACATCTCGCCGACATGGTATCCGAGCAAGCACGAAACGCACCGGCAGGTGCCGACCTACAACTACATGGTCGTGCATGCACACGGCCGGATCGTCGTGCACGACGACGAGGCGTTCCTGCGCGGACTCGTTGCGCGCCTCACGCGGCGGATGGAGGCCGGCGAGCCGACGCCGTGGAAGATGGGCGACGCGCCGCCCGACTACATCGCGCAGATGCTCGGCGCGATCGTCGGCATCGAGATCGAGGTGACGAAGCTCACCGGCAAGTGGAAGCTCAGTCAGAACAAGGCGCTGCCCGACATCCGCGGCGCGGCCGACACGCTGCTGGCGCGCGACTCGGACGCGCAGCACGCGGTCGGGCAGGCGATGCTCGATGCGTCGCCGGACGCGTAGCGGCGCGGGTTCGGAAACGGCGGCGGCCGGTCAGGTCCGTTGCCGCACGCGTACTGCGCAAGCCGTCCGATCGTGCCGTTCATGAAACACGCATAAAGCGCATATAACCGCCCGCCGTCCTCCGCTCGCCGGATGCGGCGGTTGCCCTCCCTCTCGCCGCGCCGCGCACGCGCGCATCGTCGCCCTTGACCTTCCCACGTTGGGAACGTAGATACTGCCGACCATTGCTTCTTTTGCGCTTCCCGCATCCCGACCATGAACGACCCGCTCGTCGCCGACCGCACCGACACCGCCATCGCGGAATTCGAAATCCACGGCATGACCTGCGCCGCGTGCGCGACGCGCGTCGAAAAAGCGCTCGCGAAAGTGCCGGGCGTCGCACGCGCGTCGGTGAACCTCGCGACGGAGAAGGCGACCGTCGAGGCCGACGGCAGCGTGAGCCCGGACCAGCTCGAAGCCGCGGTCGCGAAGGCCGGCTACGAGGCGGTGCCGGTCGCAACCGAGACGGCCATGCTCACGATCGGCGGCATGACCTGCGCGTCGTGCGCGAACCGCGTCGAGAAGGCGCTGTCGCGCGTCGCGGACGTCACCGGCGCGTCGGTCAACCTCGCGACCGAGCAAGCCACCGTGAACCTGCGCGCGCCGCTGACCGGCGAGTTGATGGACCAGTTGGTCGCGGCGGTCACGAAGGCCGGCTACGAAGCAACGCCTGTCGCAACCGACGAACCGCCGCCCGCCGACGGAACGAAGAAAGCCCGTGACGAAACGCAGCGCGAACTGTCGGCGGTCCTGATCGCGGCCGCGCTGACCGTGCCGCTCGTCGTGCCGATGGTCGCCCATCCGCTCGGCCTGCACGGGATGCTGCCGGCGTCCGTCCAGTTCGTGCTCGCGTCGCTCGTGCAGTTCGGGTTCGGCGCGCGCTTCTATCGCGCCGCATGGAAGGCGGTCCGCGCGGGCGCGGGCAACATGGACCTGCTGGTCGCGCTCGGCAGCTCGGCCGCCTACGGCGTCAGCGTGTATGCGATGCTCGCGCATCCGGGCGACGCCGCGCACCTGTACTTCGAGGCGTCGGCGGTCGTCATCACGCTCGTGCGCTTCGGCAAGTGGCTCGAAGCGCGCGCCAAACGGCAGACCACCGACGCCATTCGCGCGCTGAACGCGCTGCGGCCCGATCGCGCGCGCATCCGCATCGACGGCGTCGAGCGCGACGTGCCGCTTTCGCAGGTGCGCGTCGGCACCGTCGTGGCCGTGCGGCCCGGCGAGCGGATGCCGGTCGACGGCATCGTGCTCGAAGGCCGCAGCCACGTCGACGAATCGCTGATCACCGGCGAAAGCCTGCCGGTGCCGAAGGAGCCGGACCAGCCGGTCACCGCCGGCTCGATCAACGGCGAAGGCGCGATCGCGGTGCGCACGACCGCGATCGGCGCGGAAACGACGCTCGCGCGCATCATCCGGCTCGTCGAAAGCGCACAGGCGGAGAAAGCGCCGATCCAGCGGCTCGTCGATCGCGTGAGCGCGGTGTTCGTGCCGGCGATCCTCGTCGTCGCGGCCGTCACGCTCGCCGGCTGGCTGCTCGCGGGCGCGCCCGCGGAGACCGCGATCCTGAACGCGGTCGCGGTGCTGGTGATCGCATGCCCGTGCGCGCTCGGCCTCGCGACGCCCGCTGCGATCATGGCCGGCACCGGCGTCGCCGCGCGGCACGGCGTGCTCATCAAGGACGCCGAAGCGCTGGAGACCGCGCACAACATCAGCGTGGTCGCGTTCGACAAGACCGGCACGCTGACGCTCGGCCAGCCGTCGCTGACCGCGTTCGAGACCGCCGACGGCGTCGCGCGCGACGACGCGCTCGCGCTCGCAGCCGCCGTGCAGCAGCAGAGCGACCATCCGCTCGCGAAGGCGGTCGTCAAAGCGTTCGAAGCATCGCATGCAGGCGCGCCGCTGCCGGCCGCCGTCCATGCGCGCGCGGTGCCGGGCCGCGGCGTCGAGGCCGACGTGAACGGTCAGCGAATCGCGATCGGCAGCCGCCGCTGGGTCGACGAACTCGAACTCGCGCTGCCGCCCGCGCTTGCGCAACGCGCGCAGGAACTGGAACGCGCGGGCAACACGGTGTCGTGGCTGATCGGTATGCGTAACGGATCGGACGCGGTGCTCGCGCTGCTCGCGTTCGGCGACACGGTGAAGCCCGGCGCGCGCGCGGCGATCGACCGGCTGCGGCGGATGAACGTGCGCAGCGTGCTCGTGACCGGCGACAACGCGGGCAGCGCGGCGGCGGTCGCGCGCGAGCTGGGCATCGACGACGTGCACGCGCAGGTGCTGCCCGACGACAAGGCGCGCACGATCCGCGACCTGAAGATGCGCAGCGGCGGCATCGTCGCGATGGCGGGCGACGGCATCAACGACGCGCCCGCGCTCGCGGCCGCCGACATCGGCATCGCGATGGCGACCGGCACCGACGTCGCGATGCATGCAGCGGGCATCACGCTGATGCGCGGCGACCCGACGCTCGTTGCGGCGGCAATCGACATCTCGCGGCGCACGTGGCGCAAGATCCAGCAGAACCTGTTCTGGGCGTTCGTCTACAACCTGATCGGCATTCCGCTCGCCGCGTTCGGGCTGCTGAACCCGATGCTCGCGGGGGCCGCGATGGCGTTTTCGAGCGTCAGCGTCGTCACGAACGCACTGCTGCTGCGGACCTGGCGCGGCGACGCCTGACACCCGCGCATCGAACCTCGCATCGAACTGCACATCGCCCGCTGGACCGCCCGGCCAGCGGGCCTCCCGCGCCGCCCCACCCCGCTTCTCCGCGCATCTTCGCCAAAAACACCCCTCCGTTGCCTTCGCAATCGTTTGCAGAAAGCCCCAAGGATCGGTCCCGGCTGCCGTAATTAATCGAAACGGCGTCACGCCGTGCCGTCCCCACATCAACCCGGAACCGTTTTATGAGCTTTTCCTTCCTGCGCCGGTTGAGCGTCGGTGTACGTCTCGCTTTGCTGTCGTGCGCGCTCGTCGTCGCGATCTTCGCCGCGTTCACGTGGGCGCTCACGCAGGCGGCCGGCGAGCAGATCAGCGATCAGGTGCGCACGCGCATCGCCGAAAAGGATCGCTCGATCGCCGCGATGATCGCGTTGTTCGACCATGCGCTCGCAGCCGAGGTCGATCGCGCGATGACGATGTTCGCGAGCTTCCTGCCGCCCGACTTCGCGCTCGACGACACGCAGAAGATCGACATCGCCGGCACCGCGACGCCGACCTTCAAGGCCGGCGACAAGGTGCTGAACCTCGATTTCTCGATCCCCGACCAGTTCCTGCAACGCAGCGGCGCGATCTCGACCGTGTTCGCGCGCACCGGCGACGACTTCGTGCGCGTGACCACGTCGCTGAAGAAGCAGGACGGCTCGCGCGCGATCGGCACGCTGCTCGACCGCAAGGGTCCCGCATACGGACCCGTGATGGCGGGCAAGAGCTTCACCGGCCTCGCGACGCTGTTCGGCAAGCAGTACATCACGCAGTACCGGCCGGTGGCGGACGCAAGCGGCCGCGTGATCGGCGCGCTGTTCGTCGGCGTCGACGTGACCGACCAGATCGCCGCGGTGAAGGCCGGCATCGGCAAGCTGAAGATCGGCGACACCGGGTATTACTTCGTGCTCGACGCATCGAACGGCCCGACTCGCGGCCAGTTCATCGTGCATCCGGCCGCCGCCGGCAAGCACTTCGACGACGCGAACGGCCCCTACACGCAGATGCTCGCCGCGCACGACGGCGAGATCGAATACGCCGCCGCAGACGCGACGCTCGGCGAAACGTCGCCGCGCGCGAAGCTCGTGTCGTTCGTGTCGGTGCCGGAGTGGCAATGGCTCGTCGGCGGCGTCGCGCCGCGCGACGAGATCATGGCCGGCGTCACGGCTACCCGCAACCGCTTCGCGGTCGTCGGGCTGCTGCTCGTGCTCGTGTTCGCGGCGCTGTCGGTGTTCGCGGCGCGGCGGCTCGTCAGCCGGCCGCTCGACGCCGCCGCGCACGCGGCCGGCCGGCTCGCGGCCGGCGACCTGAGCGTGCGGATCGGCGGCCCGCGCGGCGCCGCAGCGGCGCACGGCGACGGCGCGGACGAGATCGGCCGCCTGACGCATGCGATCGACGGCATCGGCGAAGGGCTCGCGAGCATCGTCGCGCAGGTGCGCGGCGCGTCCGCGCAGATGACCGAAGGCACCGCGCGGATCGCGGCGGGCAGCGGCGAAATCGCGTCGCGGATCGCGACCCAGGCGAGCAGCCTCGAACAGACCGCCGCGAGCATGGAGCAGATCACGTCGACGGTCCAGCAGAACGCGGACCATGCGATCCGCGCGAACACCGTCGTCACCGGCGCGGCCGACGCGGCGCTCGACGGCGGCCGCGCGGTCGAGCGCGTGGTCGAGACGATGACGGACATCAGCCGCTCGTCGCAGAAGATCGCGGACATCACCGGCGTGATCGAGGGGATCGCGTTCCAGACCAACATCCTCGCGCTGAACGCGGCGGTCGAAGCGGCGCGCGCCGGCGAGCACGGCAAGGGTTTCGCGGTGGTCGCGTCCGAGGTGCGCGCGCTCGCGCAGCGCAGCGCGGCGGCGGTGAAGGAGATCGAGGCGCTGATCACGGAGTCGTCGGCCACCGTCGATACCGGCTACCGGATCGCCGGCGAGGCGAGCACGACGATGCGCGACATCGTCGCGCGCGTCGAGGAAGTGCGCACGATCATCGGCGAGATCACGAACGCGTCGCGCGAACAGTCGGGCGGCATCGAACAGGTGAATCTCGCGGTCACGCAGATCGGCGACGCGACGCAGCAGAACGCGAAGCTCGTCGGCGAGGCCGAGCGCGCGGCCGGCGCGCTGCACGAGCAGGCGGCGCGGCTCACGCAGCTCGTCAGCATGTTCAAGGTGGAGACGGGCGATTGAGAAGCCAGCTTGCTCGTGTGACCCGTGGGCGGGTCTTTGCGGGACGCCTTGCGGATTGCCCGGTTGATTTCTTCGAGGCCGAGGCCCTCGCCGGGTACCGGGCGCAAGCCGGCCGCATCGGCTGCTCCCGTGACCAGTAGATCAAAATGCGTTGTGGTCCACGAAAACTGTGGACAAGCCCGTATCCCTGGCGGCTTGCCTTCGATGCGCGCCGGCGTCTTTCTGCTTTTCGCATCAATGGCATGCGTGGATTACCCAGATGTTACCCACAGATCTATCCCCGAAAGCTGTGGATAATTTCTCGCGCGGCGCATCTCCACGCATCGGTCCGGTCGCTCAGTGAGAGCGCAAGATATCGGCTGCAATGGCTCCGTTCGCCTATGCCGCTGCGATGCTTACCTGGACGGGCAAACGCAAATTCTCGCGGACACGGCTCGACATGAATGCGCTCCACGCGGTCGATACTGACCGGCTGGCGCTGCCGGACTAGCAAGGCCGGTCGCCCGTGCGTCAGACGACAAGATTGCCGGACTGCCTGATTGTTTCCTGTTGAGCCGCAACGCCTTCGATTTCCGTACTCCATCGAGACGCAGATATGAAGCGCATCGAATCGAAGATGCGCGACCCTATCGAATTGCACGGCGAGTTGTACTCGCCAACTCATGAGCCTGCTCGCCCAAATTTTTCTAAAAATCGGTGACGCCAGAAACGTGCGATGGCGGCCGCGCCGATTGTCTGCATGACCTATGCGGACAATCGAATAATGCGTCACGCATCACTCATTTGTCAGAATCGGTTAATTCACGAGCTTCATTGCGTTCGTCCGCTTGACTAAACAAGGTCAAATCTCCGACGCTGCAAATATCGTTTCAGCTTTGATCGCAGTGAGAGCATCCGCTATATCTGCTCCTATCCTCAGTCCGCTTGATGCTGCGATTGGGCACAAACGGTTCCCAATCAGATGACGGCCTGTTCTGGCCGATCTACTTTCAGCAGGTCGATACAAGTGCATTCATCGGGCACAACGGCAGGCATCGATACGACATATGGTTTTTTTGATTTCAATATGCGAATCACAAAAAAAGTTTTATGAATTCAATAATCGCGCCAGTGGCCGGGCAGCAGCGATCCCGTTTCGTCGGTGTTTTTCATGTCGAAGCTGGATGCCTGCGCTCTTCAATCGTTAACAGCGCAACTACTTCAATGATGAGCCATGCAAGAATACCGTTTTGGATTTAGTTACGCCGCACCACCGCAGGGCAGCGGCGACCCGAAATATAGACATCACTTCAGGCGAAGCGTTAGAAACTCGATTTACCTGAATCTCAAAGCAACGCAAGACGTCAATATTGCCAGGCATTACTGCTTCGCGACTCGCAGGGGCGAAAGCGACATAGGACGCGAGGAATACGATGCCCTTGTAACCGCGATGCACGTCGCCCGCATCGCCTTTCTTGATGGCTGCAGGCTGTTGTCGGAAGCCGATCATGACCTGCGCGCCGCGCTTGGGCGTAGCAGCAACTACCGGCACGGCATGCACCAGATGCATACGCAGGAGGTTGCCAGGGCGCTCTATGAGGAAGTGAAAGACGGTCGCATTGCATTCGTCCCGGACCGCGACGAACTGCACGCGTGCGTGCACGAGATCCTGGCGGACCGGAACAAGAAGCGATCGTCGCGCGGTGCGGCCAGCCGTGCCCGACTCCGTTCGCCCACTGAAGTGCTTTACGGCAAGACACCGGGCATTGCGCCGGCTCCGGTCAGTCAGTTCATGGAGGAGGAAGCCGGACCCG
The Paraburkholderia caballeronis genome window above contains:
- a CDS encoding FMN-binding negative transcriptional regulator, translating into MYLPAHFEANRREALDALIAAQPFGALVTHGPHGLDANHLPFEYEPARGPFGTLRAHVARANPLWQEAAAAPDALVIFQGPAAYISPTWYPSKHETHRQVPTYNYMVVHAHGRIVVHDDEAFLRGLVARLTRRMEAGEPTPWKMGDAPPDYIAQMLGAIVGIEIEVTKLTGKWKLSQNKALPDIRGAADTLLARDSDAQHAVGQAMLDASPDA
- a CDS encoding heavy metal translocating P-type ATPase, encoding MNDPLVADRTDTAIAEFEIHGMTCAACATRVEKALAKVPGVARASVNLATEKATVEADGSVSPDQLEAAVAKAGYEAVPVATETAMLTIGGMTCASCANRVEKALSRVADVTGASVNLATEQATVNLRAPLTGELMDQLVAAVTKAGYEATPVATDEPPPADGTKKARDETQRELSAVLIAAALTVPLVVPMVAHPLGLHGMLPASVQFVLASLVQFGFGARFYRAAWKAVRAGAGNMDLLVALGSSAAYGVSVYAMLAHPGDAAHLYFEASAVVITLVRFGKWLEARAKRQTTDAIRALNALRPDRARIRIDGVERDVPLSQVRVGTVVAVRPGERMPVDGIVLEGRSHVDESLITGESLPVPKEPDQPVTAGSINGEGAIAVRTTAIGAETTLARIIRLVESAQAEKAPIQRLVDRVSAVFVPAILVVAAVTLAGWLLAGAPAETAILNAVAVLVIACPCALGLATPAAIMAGTGVAARHGVLIKDAEALETAHNISVVAFDKTGTLTLGQPSLTAFETADGVARDDALALAAAVQQQSDHPLAKAVVKAFEASHAGAPLPAAVHARAVPGRGVEADVNGQRIAIGSRRWVDELELALPPALAQRAQELERAGNTVSWLIGMRNGSDAVLALLAFGDTVKPGARAAIDRLRRMNVRSVLVTGDNAGSAAAVARELGIDDVHAQVLPDDKARTIRDLKMRSGGIVAMAGDGINDAPALAAADIGIAMATGTDVAMHAAGITLMRGDPTLVAAAIDISRRTWRKIQQNLFWAFVYNLIGIPLAAFGLLNPMLAGAAMAFSSVSVVTNALLLRTWRGDA
- a CDS encoding methyl-accepting chemotaxis protein, producing MSFSFLRRLSVGVRLALLSCALVVAIFAAFTWALTQAAGEQISDQVRTRIAEKDRSIAAMIALFDHALAAEVDRAMTMFASFLPPDFALDDTQKIDIAGTATPTFKAGDKVLNLDFSIPDQFLQRSGAISTVFARTGDDFVRVTTSLKKQDGSRAIGTLLDRKGPAYGPVMAGKSFTGLATLFGKQYITQYRPVADASGRVIGALFVGVDVTDQIAAVKAGIGKLKIGDTGYYFVLDASNGPTRGQFIVHPAAAGKHFDDANGPYTQMLAAHDGEIEYAAADATLGETSPRAKLVSFVSVPEWQWLVGGVAPRDEIMAGVTATRNRFAVVGLLLVLVFAALSVFAARRLVSRPLDAAAHAAGRLAAGDLSVRIGGPRGAAAAHGDGADEIGRLTHAIDGIGEGLASIVAQVRGASAQMTEGTARIAAGSGEIASRIATQASSLEQTAASMEQITSTVQQNADHAIRANTVVTGAADAALDGGRAVERVVETMTDISRSSQKIADITGVIEGIAFQTNILALNAAVEAARAGEHGKGFAVVASEVRALAQRSAAAVKEIEALITESSATVDTGYRIAGEASTTMRDIVARVEEVRTIIGEITNASREQSGGIEQVNLAVTQIGDATQQNAKLVGEAERAAGALHEQAARLTQLVSMFKVETGD
- a CDS encoding DUF1254 domain-containing protein — protein: MIKTRRAFRPFYLACVALAGVAFIAGCASAPGVVPKSTGWVKDEVSDSYVFGYPLVLMDVAREAATGSGPGQAEVNTLRHAQALPPVGSASPPAPNLDTLSSSGWLDLGSEPVLVALPDSRGRYMDVRALDMWTNVVWSSGAQPGARANGIKAQTIAFVPAGWKGDLPARAQRVEVPSRYVWLLVRIQTHGGDLAAIRKLQRGIRVAPLSQYAASGARGGGRGDPAASGATASGDPVAPGSPREKVAALDAGGFFDRLAQALEDNPPVPDDPHALKILGDLGVHPGDPVALPSGASDALAAGLADGRERVATPPSNLLAGNGWLWVGDNAGNYGPDYALRAYTAYAQPGLGTRDDEVRARVSVDSDGHPLNGANRYVIHFTPKQLPPVRGFWSITAYTTSGALDEDMPVRIAFGDRNGARRNRDGSLDVHVSAERQKAGNWVPTPHGDFQLVLRMYAPKREATDGSWQPPAVERQ